Proteins encoded together in one Fundulus heteroclitus isolate FHET01 unplaced genomic scaffold, MU-UCD_Fhet_4.1 scaffold_70, whole genome shotgun sequence window:
- the LOC105932087 gene encoding programmed cell death 1 ligand 1 isoform X1 — MDWVIAVVVVVVLQSFLQPSVAALFTVEAEQATYMSEFGGNVVMGCKFSSNPANPHRDLKVNWHRKTNGIYEEVIRLEDNLENSASPKYQGRVELLTGELKNGWAKLKISHLKMNDSGTYQCLVQTAEGNDYKEIALSVEAPYKSVSKRIERRAEGDKVVLTCHSQGYPKSSVVWHDGHLQKHNSSTTATATPDGLYNVTSRIEVSSSAKNNYTCNFTHDGYSATFHIPDDITLPKGKNDALITVLCIGLILTAIGLGVVTYRRRKGARTPSTRNCLVNDEERSLSAAACLGMDKESAVEEKVITEEENLRSHLKAHYSEFSLTTKTKHHCDSFAAEELPHRLQNNEGLPVRLQDLLPNAGEILLLEGPPRSGKTTAAHILLSSWTGADSGFLDAGFLDLLVYVNCDTMKGDLFQEATAQLALSEKISAEQLRTVLSRSNKTLLLLDGYKEGNHFCDETLRRFLSERGSCRVLVTSCLGDCPVLKQTLKTEGTLTLQMQSAKY; from the exons ATGGACTGGGTCAttgctgtagttgttgttgtagtTCTGCAATCTTTCCTGCAGCCGTCTGTCGCAG CCTTGTTTACAGTGGAGGCAGAGCAAGCTACGTATATGTCGGAGTTTGGAGGAAACGTCGTGATGGGCTGCAAGTTTTCTTCCAACCCAGCAAATCCTCATCGTGACCTGAAGGTTAACTGGCACCGGAAGACCAACGGCATATACGAAGAAGTGATACGACTAGAAGACAACTTGGAGAACTCTGCGTCTCCAAAGTACCAGGGTCGAGTGGAGCTTCTCACCGGTGAACTGAAAAATGGCTGGGCGAAGTTAAAG ATATCACATCTAAAGATGAATGACTCCGGGACGTATCAGTGTTTGGTTCAAACAGCCGAAGGGAACGACTATAAAGAAATAGCTTTGTCAGTTGAAG CACCATATAAGTCAGTCTCAAAACGGATTGAGAGGCGAGCCGAGGGGGATAAGGTGGTGTTAACCTGCCATTCTCAGGGATACCCTAAGTCTTCAGTTGTGTGGCATGATGGGCATCTGCAGAAGCACAACTCCAGCACCACAGCTACAGCAACACCAGACGGTCTTTATAATGTCACCAGTCGGATAGAAGTCAGCTCTTCAGCGAAAAACAATTACACATGCAACTTTACACACGATGGCTACTCTGCAACGTTTCACATTCCAG ATGATATAACCCTCCCCAAAGGAAAAAATGATGCTCTGATCACTGTGTTGTGTATAGGATTAATATTGACTGCCATTGGTCTTGGAGTGGTAACTTACAGACGTCGAAAAG GTGCCAGAACTCCCAGCACCAGGAACTGTCTGGTTAATGATGAAGAAAGGTCCCTGTCTGCAGCTGCCT GCCTAGGAATGGATAAAGAAAGTGCGGTTGAGGAAAAAGTTATTACCGAAG AGGAAAATCTGAGGTCGCATCTAAAAGCCCATTATTCCGAATTCTCCCTCACTACAAAGACGAAACACCACTGCGATAGTTTCGCTGCGGAGGAGCTGCCTCACAGGCTGCAAAACAA tgaaggCCTGCCTGTGAGACTCCAAGATCTACTCCCAAACGCTGGAGAAATCCTGCTCCTGGAGGGACCCCCGAGAAGTGGGAAAACAACCGCAGCCCATATCCTGCTCTCATCCTGGACCGGAGCTGATTCAGGGTTCCTCGACGCCGGCTTCCTGGATCTTCTCGTGTATGTGAACTGTGACACGATGAAGGGTGACTTGTTCCAGGAAGCGACAGCTCAGCTGGCGCTTAGTGAGAAGATATCAGCAGAACAACTGAGGACCGTTCTGTCCCGGTCCAACAAGACTCTGCTGCTCTTGGACGGCTATAAAGAGGGGAACCACTTTTGTGATGAGACTTTGAGGAGGTTTCTAAGTGAAAGAGGATCTTGTAGAGTATTGGTCACATCCTGTCTAGGTGACTGTCCTGTACTTAAACAAACCCTGAAGACCGAAGGGACACTGACGCTTCAGATGCAATCTGCAAAATACTGA
- the LOC105932087 gene encoding programmed cell death 1 ligand 1 isoform X2 — protein MDWVIAVVVVVVLQSFLQPSVAALFTVEAEQATYMSEFGGNVVMGCKFSSNPANPHRDLKVNWHRKTNGIYEEVIRLEDNLENSASPKYQGRVELLTGELKNGWAKLKISHLKMNDSGTYQCLVQTAEGNDYKEIALSVEAPYKSVSKRIERRAEGDKVVLTCHSQGYPKSSVVWHDGHLQKHNSSTTATATPDGLYNVTSRIEVSSSAKNNYTCNFTHDGYSATFHIPDDITLPKGKNDALITVLCIGLILTAIGLGVVTYRRRKGARTPSTRNCLVNDEERSLSAAACLGMDKESAVEEKVITEVKACL, from the exons ATGGACTGGGTCAttgctgtagttgttgttgtagtTCTGCAATCTTTCCTGCAGCCGTCTGTCGCAG CCTTGTTTACAGTGGAGGCAGAGCAAGCTACGTATATGTCGGAGTTTGGAGGAAACGTCGTGATGGGCTGCAAGTTTTCTTCCAACCCAGCAAATCCTCATCGTGACCTGAAGGTTAACTGGCACCGGAAGACCAACGGCATATACGAAGAAGTGATACGACTAGAAGACAACTTGGAGAACTCTGCGTCTCCAAAGTACCAGGGTCGAGTGGAGCTTCTCACCGGTGAACTGAAAAATGGCTGGGCGAAGTTAAAG ATATCACATCTAAAGATGAATGACTCCGGGACGTATCAGTGTTTGGTTCAAACAGCCGAAGGGAACGACTATAAAGAAATAGCTTTGTCAGTTGAAG CACCATATAAGTCAGTCTCAAAACGGATTGAGAGGCGAGCCGAGGGGGATAAGGTGGTGTTAACCTGCCATTCTCAGGGATACCCTAAGTCTTCAGTTGTGTGGCATGATGGGCATCTGCAGAAGCACAACTCCAGCACCACAGCTACAGCAACACCAGACGGTCTTTATAATGTCACCAGTCGGATAGAAGTCAGCTCTTCAGCGAAAAACAATTACACATGCAACTTTACACACGATGGCTACTCTGCAACGTTTCACATTCCAG ATGATATAACCCTCCCCAAAGGAAAAAATGATGCTCTGATCACTGTGTTGTGTATAGGATTAATATTGACTGCCATTGGTCTTGGAGTGGTAACTTACAGACGTCGAAAAG GTGCCAGAACTCCCAGCACCAGGAACTGTCTGGTTAATGATGAAGAAAGGTCCCTGTCTGCAGCTGCCT GCCTAGGAATGGATAAAGAAAGTGCGGTTGAGGAAAAAGTTATTACCGAAG tgaaggCCTGCCTGTGA